The genomic stretch AAGGGGTGGGGCTTACCGTTCTACGGCGAGGTTTGGGGCTTGGGGTTTGTTCAGGGGTGAATGTGGGGTTCATATGGCGGGGCGTTGTGGGTGaatttggggtaagatggctggGTGTGTATGGGTGTAAAATGGAACATGGAAGGAACCCTTGGCTGGCTGGAATAATTAGGGAGGTAAGTTAATAATGGTCAACTTGTTATTAggaaaaacatagaaaaataattctatatttaaaaaacaaaaacattaaacattgctaatataaatatagaaaaataattctatatttaaaaaacaaaaacattaaacattgctaatataaatttaaatacaaaagaCTTTTAATCCTAAAACTCATTTTACAGGtattcaaaaatataataaaaaaaataattaaagtaaaaattaatcCATTAATTACAAATGGAACCAAAAACGTCAAGAAGagatttattcaaaaatattctttttcaatccaaaaatattaaacaaagttttttcatctccaaaaatattaaaatatttttattaaataaagattaTTTTACCTCCGTTATCAACGAACCAGCGTTGGGTATTCCCCATGGGGTCCTGGGTCTTCATGACCCCAACTATATCACCCGTGTTGACGGCTAACTCCACCTTCTGTGTGGGGTGGTGGGGTGACGTACACACGTGTATGGAGGGTGGGGGGTGTTTGGTGGTAACGTGGTCACGCTGTTGCTGGGTTTGAATCGGCTGTGGGGGGTTAAGTAAAAATGATGAATATTTGAATGNNNNNNNNNNNNNNNNNNNNNNNNNNNNNNNNNNNNNNNNNNNNNNNNNNAAAGAACATCAATGAATCAAAAACCGAATCTTTACGACATTcacaggccgttgttaattctttaaaacacgatcaggctatttggaaattatgtgttaaaggtgtcccatcttccccaccctactatattttgtttatcttaTATATAGCGAAGCAGTtaaatcgttataacactgtatTGTCACTGCTGGTAcacttcatcagggaatgaTCAGGGAAttcattccctgatgaagtctcaccgcatggcagacgaaacgttggaaatacactatacgttttttttataccagatgagccattgatatattgtttatactatgcctggtagcagaagtaacaaaaaagacattgttataacacaggtgtttcatacaacaacaatggtagcagcaccaAGCCTTGAACTTCTATCCTCTGGTCTTAAGTAAGCCGTGCTAACCACCGAGCCAGATGTGTTTGTTAAAACTACTGCATTCCGACTATCTCTTTCCCTCTCATATGTAGACTTTTTTCTATTTCCAAATATGTCTCACTTAAGCCAATGAGAGAATGGGAGAAAAAGGTAGCCCAAAGAGAATGtgagaaaaaggtaaaaatgaGAGATCACAAGGAAAAGGCAAACTCACTATAGAAGGAATAGACGTCGTGCTTCTCACTGAAGATCTTCTACGATGTTCCTCGTTTGACTTGGTTGAGATGAGGGCTCCGAATGATCCCGGCACGATGAGGAAGCGAGATACATCAAACACCACCTGGGGGCAGTAGATATGTTATTAGGAGGAGTGTTGgacctcatgcttgctgtcgagttacaacaCGAGTGTTGCGcaccatacatggtgacttcatacaccccatgctcactgtcgagttaggatactttcatgtttatcctcggggtgggaaaccaaggggtttaatacacgagtgttgcacaccatacatggtggcttcatacacctcatgctgacTGTCAAGTTaggatactttcatgtttatcctcgaGGTGGGAAATcaaggggtttaatacacgggtgttgcacaccatacatggtggcttcatacacctcatgctgacTGTCCAGTTAGGatactttaatgtttattcTCGGGGTGGGAAATcaaggggtttaatacacgaGTGTTGcgcaccatacatggtgggttcatacaccccatgctcactgtcgagttaggatactttcatgtttatcctcgaGGTGGGAAATcaaggggtttaatacacgggtgttgcacaccatacatggtggcttcatacacctcatgctcactgtcaagccACACCAATCCACCTGGTTATGGTCGTGATTGAACTCTTCCATCAAACTTGTGCtgtccagtgttgccagatcaGGTTTACCTTCCAGTGTTTCACAATCATTTTCCAACATATAATGAACTGAGTGTAATTCCTGGGGAATAGAATAAAGTGGAAAATTTTAGAAACACtgtgttttggtaaaattgcTATGAAATATACTTGTGGTATCTAAGTGTTCTCCTTGACAAGTTTATTGTGTAATAGTTTCAactttatgtatggctgacaatttagacaatccattagtgaccactaggttggagcaattatcattaagtgtctttcccaaggacacatagtcccacaatagtagcagcgacgagccttgagcCCTAAACCCCATGCttacaaaacatataacaTACCCAATGCAACACAGTGAAGACATCCCTTCAAATATTACACACCACAACTCCTACCTTTAATATCTTGCGTTGTAGTTTCACTTgtaatgtaatgaatgtaGATATGCATGTTTGTAACAAGCGGGCACCAAGTTTACATAATATTGGTAATTCATCAAGTAATTGTTGGTTTAGTGCTTCGTACACGTTCATCGCCATCTGAAGGGTTACATGGGGTCATGGGTTAGCTTATCATAGATGTAATTTAAAAGGGCTGTTGCGTGCCCTCCTTAATTTGAAAGTAAGGGCATGATATGATTTAGTATCCCAGTTTCACACCTTAAACAGCTTCAGAAATCTAAACAACCAGATTTATATTGGTGGTTGCATAACGACCAATTGTTTGCTTGCAAAAACTGATGAATATGTAGTTTCCGAAATTGGGTTGCCAAAGCTTGGCTATT from Ciona intestinalis unplaced genomic scaffold, KH HT000643.1, whole genome shotgun sequence encodes the following:
- the LOC100182405 gene encoding dynamin-binding protein-like — translated: MAMNVYEALNQQLLDELPILCKLGARLLQTCISTFITLQVKLQRKILKELHSVHYMLENDCETLEGKPDLATLDSTSLMEEFNHDHNQVVFDVSRFLIVPGSFGALISTKSNEEHRRRSSVRSTTSIPSIPIQTQQQRDHVTTKHPPPSIHVCTSPHHPTQKVELAVNTGDIVGVMKTQDPMGNTQRWFVDNGASQGFLPCSILHPYTPSHLTPNSPTTPRHMNPTFTPEQTPSPKPRRRTVSPTPSSSSXDIGVYKQTSAGFEASKSPPRDRGL